A window of Microcystis aeruginosa FD4 contains these coding sequences:
- the recR gene encoding recombination mediator RecR, with translation MYTPPLARLIEQLQKLPGVGPKSAQRLALYILKRPEQDAIELAQAIVAAKKQVGLCQVCFHLSAEPICEICRNPNRETGTICVVADSRDVIALEKTREYSGKYHVLGGVISPMDGIGPDQLNIQSLVTRVSQKKIQEVILAISPSVEGETTTLYIGGLLKPFTKVTRIAFGLPMGGDLEYADEVTLARALEGRREL, from the coding sequence ATTTATACACCACCTTTAGCTCGTTTGATCGAGCAGTTACAAAAATTACCCGGGGTGGGACCAAAAAGCGCTCAACGTCTGGCTCTGTATATTCTCAAACGACCGGAACAAGATGCGATAGAATTGGCCCAGGCGATCGTGGCAGCCAAAAAACAAGTAGGATTATGTCAGGTTTGTTTTCATCTTTCGGCCGAACCGATTTGTGAAATTTGCCGCAATCCTAACCGAGAAACGGGGACTATCTGTGTGGTAGCTGACTCCAGAGATGTGATTGCTTTGGAGAAAACAAGGGAATATTCGGGCAAATATCACGTTTTAGGGGGTGTTATCTCACCTATGGATGGCATTGGACCGGATCAATTAAATATACAGTCTTTAGTCACCAGAGTCAGCCAGAAAAAAATTCAGGAAGTTATCTTAGCTATCAGTCCCAGTGTCGAAGGGGAAACCACGACTTTGTATATCGGGGGTTTACTGAAACCCTTCACTAAAGTTACCCGGATCGCTTTCGGGTTGCCCATGGGCGGCGATCTAGAATACGCTGATGAAGTAACCTTAGCGAGAGCTTTAGAAGGTCGTCGGGAGTTATAG
- the ctpB gene encoding carboxyl-terminal processing protease CtpB, giving the protein MNQSRPSFVSVQKLLSGGAIATLAVSSLMVLTPAAKGEKPLEDNPKAVIDQVWQIVNNEFVDRSFHQIDWQKKRQELLSRNYTNPQQAYTAIREALKDLGDTYTRFLTPSEFSVLTSQTSGELSGIGVRLALDKRTSDLVVVDTVKKSPAREAGVKSGDRLIRINGKPTALMTLEQAMEALQGEVGTSVSLQLARPDQGVFEVTLTRVDIEIPSVSYTLKQEGGVKVGYIKLDEFSSHAAEQMKQAIEELSQQQISGYVLDLRGNPGGLLFASVDIARMWMKQGKIVSTIDRRGGDRQFIANNTAITDLPLVVLVNKGSASASEILAGALKENGRATLVGTSTYGKSTVQSVHTLSDGSGLAVTIARYYPPNGENIYKKGIKPDVQIELTQEQQLRFRDDPSLLGTKDDPQYQQAISLLQSHSVKRPGTGNLNNPLSSRAE; this is encoded by the coding sequence ATGAACCAGTCGCGTCCCTCGTTCGTTTCCGTACAGAAACTCCTATCTGGAGGTGCGATCGCTACCCTAGCAGTTAGTTCCCTGATGGTCCTTACCCCCGCAGCCAAAGGGGAAAAACCCTTAGAAGATAACCCGAAAGCAGTCATCGACCAGGTTTGGCAAATTGTTAATAATGAATTTGTAGACCGTAGTTTTCATCAAATTGATTGGCAAAAAAAACGTCAAGAATTGTTAAGCAGAAATTATACTAATCCCCAACAAGCTTACACAGCAATTCGCGAAGCTTTAAAGGATTTGGGCGATACTTATACCCGTTTTTTAACTCCTAGTGAATTTTCTGTCCTCACCAGTCAAACTTCTGGGGAATTATCGGGAATTGGGGTACGTTTAGCCCTCGATAAACGCACTAGCGATCTGGTCGTTGTCGATACGGTGAAAAAATCCCCCGCTAGGGAAGCGGGAGTGAAAAGCGGCGATCGCCTGATCAGAATTAACGGCAAACCCACCGCTTTAATGACCTTAGAACAGGCAATGGAGGCACTACAGGGAGAAGTGGGTACTAGCGTTAGTTTACAGCTTGCCCGTCCCGATCAAGGGGTATTTGAAGTGACTTTGACCCGGGTAGATATCGAAATCCCCTCCGTTAGCTATACCCTTAAACAGGAAGGTGGGGTGAAAGTTGGTTATATCAAACTGGATGAATTTAGTTCCCACGCAGCCGAACAAATGAAACAGGCGATCGAGGAATTAAGTCAACAACAGATATCCGGCTATGTTCTCGACCTGCGGGGCAACCCCGGCGGTTTACTATTTGCTAGTGTCGATATCGCTCGCATGTGGATGAAACAGGGTAAAATCGTTAGCACCATTGATCGACGGGGCGGCGATCGTCAATTTATCGCCAATAACACCGCTATTACCGATTTACCCCTCGTGGTCTTGGTGAATAAAGGTTCAGCGAGTGCCAGCGAAATCCTCGCTGGGGCGCTAAAAGAAAATGGCCGGGCGACTTTAGTAGGTACATCGACCTATGGCAAGAGTACCGTCCAATCGGTACACACCCTCTCCGATGGTTCCGGTTTAGCGGTGACAATTGCCCGTTATTATCCCCCCAACGGCGAAAATATCTACAAAAAAGGCATTAAACCCGATGTGCAGATCGAGTTAACCCAAGAACAACAGCTGCGCTTCCGCGATGATCCTTCTTTGCTGGGAACTAAGGATGATCCCCAGTACCAACAAGCGATCTCACTGCTACAATCCCATAGTGTTAAACGTCCAGGCACTGGCAATCTCAATAATCCTTTGAGTAGTCGGGCCGAATAA
- a CDS encoding DUF4330 domain-containing protein, with translation MKLLDSKGRLFGKFSLLDIGAALVILLTIIGIFVVPGTSGKSTIAQVTKEPIEVDVIVRGLSVLNPNALINQFNTEKKTNIVIRNQPAGQVDIKNVKPLSRNVLVPQPDGSVKVLPDPRTENYSQDMIMTLSGQAEVTDTGAVVGGQKVKIGTLIELEGDNYNFNTSVIDVRLSKRS, from the coding sequence ATGAAATTATTAGACTCAAAAGGACGTTTATTCGGTAAATTTAGCTTGCTTGATATTGGAGCGGCCTTAGTAATTTTATTGACAATTATCGGTATTTTTGTTGTTCCTGGAACGAGTGGTAAAAGTACGATCGCTCAAGTCACCAAAGAACCCATAGAAGTGGATGTTATTGTCCGGGGTTTAAGTGTTCTCAATCCCAACGCTTTGATTAATCAATTCAATACCGAGAAGAAAACTAATATTGTTATTCGTAATCAACCAGCCGGTCAAGTGGATATAAAAAATGTTAAACCTTTATCGAGAAATGTCTTAGTTCCGCAGCCGGATGGTAGTGTGAAAGTCCTACCCGATCCCCGCACAGAAAACTATTCTCAAGATATGATTATGACTCTCAGTGGTCAAGCGGAAGTTACCGATACCGGTGCGGTTGTTGGCGGTCAAAAGGTGAAAATTGGCACTTTAATCGAGTTGGAAGGAGATAATTATAATTTCAACACCAGTGTTATCGATGTCCGTTTATCAAAAAGGTCTTAG
- a CDS encoding NUDIX hydrolase, which yields MIFVALAILEQDGRFLMQLRDDIPTILYPGVWGLFGGHLEAGENPEIGLKRELQEEINYEAPSLRHFRCYNDDNLSRYLYHVPLTLELEKLVQTEGQDLALLPPAAIRQGEYYSQKINQTRPLGKIHRQILLDFIELEL from the coding sequence ATGATATTTGTTGCTTTGGCGATTTTAGAACAGGACGGTCGCTTTTTAATGCAGTTGCGCGACGACATCCCGACGATTCTCTATCCGGGGGTGTGGGGTTTGTTTGGTGGTCACTTGGAAGCGGGTGAAAATCCAGAAATAGGGTTAAAACGAGAGTTACAAGAAGAAATTAACTACGAAGCACCTAGTTTACGCCATTTTCGCTGTTATAACGATGATAATCTCTCTCGTTATCTTTATCATGTACCCCTGACCCTGGAATTAGAAAAATTAGTGCAAACGGAAGGACAAGATTTAGCATTATTACCCCCGGCTGCCATCCGTCAAGGGGAATACTATTCCCAGAAGATTAATCAGACTCGTCCTTTAGGAAAAATTCATCGCCAGATATTGCTCGATTTTATAGAACTAGAATTATAG